One Neoarius graeffei isolate fNeoGra1 chromosome 16, fNeoGra1.pri, whole genome shotgun sequence DNA segment encodes these proteins:
- the LOC132900895 gene encoding calcium-activated chloride channel regulator 1-like: MVLTAVLVFLSALGPVIAIRLDGNGYTDILIVINPQVQENEELIHQTKEMIISGSNYLFEALDHKVFFKEVKILVPPNWTTGKYEKARNESYEKGRIIIDNPHPSFGDDPYTRQTKGCGEEGDYIHFTPNFLLNNDLIQVYGPRGQVFVHEWAHLRWGVFDEYNKKEPFYEKLGEILPTRCTEKITGQWHEIIHQQTRPCQFDENGKPTSQCEFLPDKVQETNASIMYLQSLESVKAFCQEGEHNIDAPNEQNTKCSNKATQTVIFQDSVDKDALQNLKPLSSAPPTPTFKVIQRGPRVICLVLDVSGSMQGSRIKNQHQSATVMLNQCIQEKETVGIVTFSSDAQVLSPLTLIDGQASRDSLINKLPTVAGGYTYICKGLKKGLELLRSNDKTSNGDEIIFLTDGEATDDVGACLQEAIDSGAVIHTIAFGPAADPVLKTMAEKTGGYFKVADESVVSNELLDAFCSITMFDGNPITQPIQLESTAKNVADWFNGTVPIDRTIGNNTAFTITHERSAPTVYIKSPSGLVYDQRNTSSIASTITFTVPGTAEPGDWKYSFLNDESTAQAVSLIVMSRAAREDVHPVTVTARMNQQTSDGTKPMVVLAEVSQNYNPVVGATVWANLASDTGHSVQLELLDNGAGADAFKDDGVYSRYFTKLKRGKYSLKVRVENQHGGVQLSSRTHSGALYVPGYIVNGKVELNPPKPTINVPPVDVGSFTRTITAESFVVEADGPSNFPPNKITDLTAEIQEGIVLLNWTAPGEDFDEGKAQSYEIRWSGDLKTLQNNFNSMNLVNTSALVPQVSGSAEHHSFKPNITIKNGNTVFIAVQSLDQQSARSEISNIARAKSDTQSLRPSPTNPTPTPNSNPSLNVNAIIIISVCVVTIVACV; the protein is encoded by the exons GAAATGATCATCAGTGGATCAAATTATCTATTTGAAGCTTTAGACCACAAGGTGTTCTTCAAGGAGGTGAAAATACTCGTCCCACCAAACTGGACAACAGGAAAGTATGAGAAAGCAAGAAATGAATCCTATGAAAAG gGCAGAATAATAATTGACAACCCACATCCTTCATTTGGTGATGATCCATACACTCGTCAGACCAAAGGCTGTGGAGAGGAGGGTGATTACATTCATTTCACACCAAACTTCTTGTTAAACAATGATCTCATCCAAGTATATGGACCTCGAG GACAGGTTTTTGTGCATGAATGGGCTCACCTCAGATGGGGGGTATTTGATGAATATAATAAGAAAGAACCCTTCTATGAGAAGCTTGGTGAAATTCTACCGACAAG GTGTACTGAGAAGATTACTGGCCAGTGGCATGAAATTATTCACCAGCAAACTCGACCTTGCCAATTTGATGAAAACGGAAAACCAACATCCCAGTGCGAATTCCTTCCAGATAAAGTGCAAGAGACAAATGCTTCAATAATGTACCTACAAAGTTTAGAATCT gTAAAAGCATTTTGTCAAGAAGGGGAACACAACATTGACGCTCCCAATGAGCAGAACACGAAGTGTTCAAACAAAGCCACACAAACCGTCATCTTTCAGGATTCTGTGGACAAAGATGCCCTTCAAAATCTAAAGCCTCTTTCATCTGCACCACCAACTCCAACGTTCAAAGTCATACAGAGGGGACCTCGGGTTATCTGCCTCGTCCTTGATGTCTCAGGAAGCATGCAG ggTTCAAGAATAAAAAACCAACACCAATCTGCCACAGTTATGTTAAACCAGTGTATACAAGAAAAAGAGACTGTGGGGATTGTGACATTTAGTTCTGATGCTCAAGTACTAAGCCCATTGACTTTAATAGATGGACAGGCTTCAAGAGACAGTCTAATAAACAAGTTGCCAACAGTTGCAGGCGGATATACTTACATCTGTAAAGGACTCAAAAAAGGCTTAGAG CTCCTTCGATCAAATGATAAGACATCAAATGGAGATGAAATAATTTTTCTGACAGATGGGGAAGCAACTGATGATGTTGGAGCTTGTTTACAGGAAGCTATTGACAGTGGTGCAGTCATTCACACTATAGCATTTGGCCCAGCTGCAGATCCGGTACTGAAAACCATGGCAGAGAAAACag GGGGATACTTTAAAGTAGCAGATGAGTCTGTAGTTTCCAACGAGCTTCTGGATGCCTTTTGCTCAATTACAATGTTCGATGGGAATCCGATCACTCAGCCCATTCAG CTTGAAAGCACTGCAAAGAATGTTGCAGATTGGTTTAATGGAACAGTTCCCATTGACCGGACTATAGGAAATAACACCGCCTTTACAATCACCCATGAAAGAAGTGCACCCACTGTGTACATAAAGTCACCAAGTGGTTTGGTTTATGACCAGAGAAACACCTCTAGCATTGCTAGTACAATCACTTTTACTGTTCCAGGAACTGCAGAG CCTGGAGACTGGAAATACAGCTTCCTCAATGATGAATCAACTGCTCAGGCAGTGAGTTTAATAGTAATGAGTCGAGCAGCCCGTGAAGATGTTCACCCAGTCACAGTTACAGCCAGAATGAACCAGCAGACCAGTGACGGCACTAAACCCATGGTCGTGTTGGCTGAGGTCAGTCAGAATTATAATCCTGTGGTGGGGGCCACTGTTTGGGCGAACCTGGCGTCAGACACTGGGCACTCAGTACAACTGGAGCTACTTGATAACGGAGCAG GAGCTGATGCTTTCAAAGACGATGGTGTCTATTCCAGATATTTTACAAAATTAAAACGTGGAAAATACAGTCTGAAAGTGAGAGTGGAAAATCAACATGGAGGAGTCCAACTTTCCTCacgcacacacagtggtgctctgTATGTCCCTGGATATATTGTGAATG GTAAAGTGGAATTAAACCCTCCGAAACCCACAATAAATGTGCCACCAGTAGATGTGGGAAGCTTCACCAGAACTATAACTGCGGAGAGTTTTGTGGTGGAAGCAGATGGACCTTCAAACTTTCCtccaaacaagatcacggatCTGACTGCGGAAATACAGGAGGGCATCGTGCTTCTCAACTGGACGGCTCCTGGTGAGGATTTTGATGAGGGAAAAG cgcAATCCTATGAAATCAGATGGAGTGGAGATTTGAAGACACTTCAAAATAACTTCAACAGCATGAATCTAGTGAACACTTCAGCACTTGTGCCTCAAGTGTCAGGATCAGCTGAACATCACTCTTTCAAGCCTAATATTACAATTAAAAATGGCAACACAGTTTTCATTGCTGTTCAGTCACTGGACCAACAATCAGCAAGGTCAGAGATATCAAACATTGCTCGAGCAAAAAGTGATACCCAAAGTCTCAGACCCTCACCCACTAACCCTACTCCTACCCCTAATTCTAATCCAAGTCTGAATGTGAATGCGATCATCATCATCTCAGTCTGTGTGGTGACCATCGTTGCATGTGTTTGA